The genomic stretch AATATTATTATGATAACCGACAAGCGTATTATGCCGGGTTGAATGTGGGCATAAATTATTATGACACTTTGGAACAATCGAACAAGATTTTACCCTTTTTAACCCTATTGCCCAAAGCCGTTTGTTATAAACCGATTGATTAAAGCTAATTGACAATCAAAGCGGAACTATTTCATTTTAACTACACTATAAGCAGTTTGATAATGCTGCTGGCGGATAACTTTACCCTCTGTTCAATGTATGGTTATTTTCGATTTTTCTGCTGGAGATATGGCAGGTAATAATACTTATAAAAATCCTTCTTAGAATCTCGGTAACTACTTACCATGCCTAATTTCTTCATCAGAAAAATATAACACCATGCAAAATCTATTTGATAGGGCTTAAACCCGCTACGGGCGCTGCGGGGATAGAGATGATGATTATTGTGCCATTCGCCTGCGACGATACCCGGCCAGAATTGATTAACAGACTTATCATCCTTGTTAAAATCCGTACTTAGGCGTTGTTTGTCTTTCCCTTTTCCGTGACCTTCATAATTGAACGTACGAACGCCTATCGCCCAGAATGCTGCTGCGCCAAAAAGCGTACACGCCAAAGCATTGCCGCCTATCAGGTAAAAAACCAAATACCAAAACAACCAATTAAGCAAAGATGCCGTTATAGCTCTTGCCGGATGCGCATAGGAACCCCATCGTTTATATTGTTTGTATGTATTGGCGCGAACGCCGGTATGCTTCATCAATAATTTTACTTTGTTATAGTCTTCTTCATTAAGGTCTTTAGCAATCGGTTGATGATTAGCATCGGCTAAAAAACAATACAGAAAACCACCTTCAGCATTATAAGGGTCTCCCGGTTGGTCTGATTTGGCATGGTGTACATGATGTGAAACGACATATATTTCTTCCGGCACCATATTCACAGTAAGATGTTGCGTAATAAAACGCCAGAACTTATTGCGAAAAGTAAAGGCATTGTGCGTGCAGTAACGATGGTGCCAAATTGTACCGTGCGTACCCATAATAATCATACTGTAGATAAATGCAGCCAGCAGCGTCCACCAATGGAAAAAGCAGGCAAAAAACAAGATAAAGCAGGGCACAAGCGCCAACACCTTCAGCCAACCGAATAAAGGGAGCCAGTTTTTACGGCTGCTGAAAACATTGAGGCGTGAAAAAAATTCCCTGAATATTTGCCCGACAGTAGGTTTTATAAAAGTTCCGTTGCTGTCTTTCCAGCCGTAAGCAGGAGTTTGTAGTACGTGGTCTAAAAAAGGCATTGTGAGAATTGTAAAAAGTAATAAAGTAAACAAGGTATGCTTTACTCCTTACGTTGCACAGTTGGTAATGTGTTAATTGGCTTAGTTTTAGCCTCTTGGTCATCATTCAGCGGTTGGAGTAAACGAGTTTTTTAAAATCATGCCCGTTAAATATCCTGGAAAGGTGGATATTATGTGTGTTTTCCCATAATGACAAGTCTTTCAACAGTATGATTCTCCAGAAGTTTTTTTCTTTTAAATCTTCAAAGTCCGTACTGCGAATAATAATGCCGTCGATATCCGCTCTTTTTTTGAACCGGATATTCATGAGGCTATTCCCTGTTTTGTTTTTTCGGCCGGATAAGAAACCTTCAATTTCATTTTGTGTCATGGTGTGGGATTGTTTATTTGATTACCAATAATCAGTTAATGATAAAACATAAAAGCCGGTCTGAGATATCCCGGCTTTTTAGAATTGCGAATGCAAAACAACAAAAAAATCAACTACCAACGGCTTCTGCCGGATGGTGCGTAAGATTTTGTACGTTCTTCACGGGGCTTTGCCTCGTTTACTTTCAGCGGTCTTCCGTCAACGGAGCCGCCGTCCAATGATTTGATAGCTTTACGGGCTTCATCATCGTCTGGCATTTCTACGAAGCCGAAACCACGGCTTCTGCGGGTTTCCCTGTCAAATACAACTTTAGAGGAATCGACTTTGCCGAATTCTTCAAAAAAACCTCTCAAGTCTTCGTCAAGAATGTCGAAACTCAGGTTTGAAACATAAATGTTCATGTAAATAAATTAAAAATAAATAAATAAAATCTAAGAAAAGACGGCAATGGCAAAGGAGAATTTATAACTAAGGTAGGAATACTTTCTGTTCACTCAATACTGTAAAAACCTAAATCTCCCCAAAGATACGCTTAAAATCCCATAGTCCGAAATATAATATTATTACCTGTTCAAAACATCTCTGTTATATCAGCTTTTTTACGTTCACGGCATTTTGTCCTTTGGGGGTTCTCTCTACTTCGAATACGACAACGTCGTTTTTCTTGATGATCTGTTTGAAACTATTCATGTGAACAAATATGCTTTCCTGTGTATTCAGGTCGGTAATAAAGCCGTAGCCTTTTGCATCGTTAAAGGAAGTAAGCATACCTTTTCTTATTGTGTTTTGTCCTTTCTTATCAATCTCATTGATGGATATTGCCGTAGCATTTATCTTCTTGGTTACACCCGGTGGAGAGGAAGTGAGGTTGCCGTTTTCATCTACATAAGCCATCATTTCTTCAAGGCTTTTGCCTTTTTTAGCGTTCTGTCTGCGCTCAAGCATTTTTTGTGCTTTCTCCTGTTTTTCTTTTGCTTTCTTTTTTTCTTTTTCTTTTTTTGCTGTTGTAATTGCCATTTAAAATATTAAGTGTGATAAAATAAAAATACTTCCAAAAGTGTACTGCATAGCGCCGGATATTTTCCCAGTTGGGATATTCATTCGCCTGCCACACCAAGAATTCTTTCAATAGTAATGCGCGTTTGGCATCTATCTTATGACAGAATTTTCTTTGTTCGGCATTCACTTCCCGAAAAGCTGAAAAACTGTTCTACGTGTTTCTTGCTCATTTCTTTCGCATCACTTTCAATAGAAACTATTGAGATATTCTGTCTTTGCGAAATAAGAATAGCACATACAAAATATCATTTTCCGCTTAAGAAATACCTTCAATAAGTTACCTACCGGATTATATCCGATAACGGTAATCACGGATTACCAACGCCTTTTGCTGCCAAAAGAATAAGCGTTGTTAGGTCTTTCTTCTTTAGGTCTGGCTTCAACTACTTTCAAGGTTTTTCCGCTCACATTGCGACCATTGAGTTCAGCGATTGCTTTAATGGCTCCTCCATGATCCGGTATTTCTACAAAACCGAACCCGCGGCTTGTTCCGGTTTCCCTGTCGAGTATGACCGTTGCCGAAGCAACCGTTCCATAGCTTTCAAAAAGACCTTTCAGGTCAGTATCCGTAATCCCCGCGCCTAAATTTGAAACAAAAATTTTCATGACAGACAAATTAATGATGATAAAATAAACCCCAAGAAAAACAGAGAATAGTAAAGAAGAGGAAGTGAGACAGTAATGCTTTACCTAACTTACGAGGCGCTGAATAATCTATGCACACAAAGGTAACTTAAAATAAACAGCGGGTTATAAAATAATTTTTTGACGGCTAAAAAGCCAAGATATACGGCGATTGCGCACAAAACTTTATATTATTTACATAGCATTAATTTTTATCGGGAACGCATTTTTCTGTATTAACCGCAGTCTTTTTTGCAGCTTTCTCTTTGTGGTATTTAAAAATATGTGCATTTATAATGGGCACAATGTAGCATTGTTTTTTGCTTTTCATTTAGAATTAATTATCCAAAAGTTTCAGGAATAGCAAGCAAAGGTGTGTTTGCACTAATTACTTTGGTTATATCGTAGTAGTTATGCAAGAAAAGCATGATTCAAGATGGAGCAGTAATCACTAAGATTCTGCATAATTTTAAGATGCGATTACCATCGAGTGGGATCGGAATAATTATTAAAATTAAAATCTTGAATCATGTCTACAACAAATTTAAAACATCCTGTCAATTTTAGCAATGAAGATTTTTATATTGGGCTTGATGTTCATAAAAAGAACTGGAATGTAACTGTAAGAACCTCTAATCTTGAAGTAGCTCATTTTTCACAACTTCCTGAGGCTAAGATTTTGTTTGACCATCTGAATAAAAGATTTCCTTCCGGCTCTTTTCACTGTGCTTACGAAGCAGGGTTTTGCGGAACATCCGCTCATACGGATTTATGTGAACTTGGTATTGACAACATAATAATCCATGCTGCAGATATCCCTAATACAGACAAAGAAAAGAAAAACAAAACCGATATACATGACAGCCGTGCTATAGCCAAATATTTGGAAAAAGGTTTGTTGCATTCAATTCATATCCTAACCAAAGAACAACAGGAATTAAGAAGCTTATATCGCTTGAGGAATATAGAGGTGCGAAATCAAACAAGAGCTATGAATCGTTTAAAAGGTTTTATATATTTCATTGGTATAAAAATTCCTCTTGAATTTCCAGATCGAAAGGGGTTTGCCAATAAAAAAATCACATGGTTAGAAAGCTTGCAATTAAGTACTCCAGTCGGGACAACGTGTTTACAGCAGTATATCTCAGATTATAAAGATCAAAGATCCAAGGTTAATTTAGTTACGAGACAACTAAGGGAATATGTTATCCAACACTTTGGGGATGCATACAAAAATTTACTTACTGTTCCCGGAATAGGTCCAATTGTAGCAATTGCTCTCATTACAGAAATCGGAGATTTTAGTCGGTTCAATAACCCGTCATCATATTGTTCCTATTTAGGTATGATTCCTTGGGAACACAGTAGTGGAGAAAACATAAGAACAAATGGTATTCAGCCTCGTTGCAATAAAAATCTTCGGTCAATGCTGATAGAAGCCGCTTGGGTAGCAATACGAAAAGACAGTAGACTGTTACTTTATTACAAGAAGCATGCAGCTTCAAATAATAAACATGCCATTGTTAAGGTGGCACGTAAAATAGCATTAATAGCCAAAGGTGTAGTCACAAAGAATCAGCCCTATAACGCAGAATATTTAGTAATAAGAAAAGAGTAGAATGGAAAATATAGGTCACGCATTCAATAAGTTCGAATCGGTTTTCTAAGGCATCTCCGAATGAATGATTATAAAAAGCCAATTCAATTGAATTGGCTCATTCTATCGGGTCAAGTTATTCCTTGAATAGTTGCTCCGCAGCAGAGCCATTCTCCGCTTCTCTTGACATTTTGAAATTACTAAAATTTGTATAGAATTTAAAATAGCATTTTAAAATATCTCGATTTTCTTGAGAGGAAAGCGCAGCGCGATAATTGTTACTTTGATAACTAATCTGTAGTATTCGCACCTCTTTTTAAACTTTAACAATTAGTGGTGGCTCCAAATTTTTGGATGACCACAAATAGCAGTTTGAGATTTTTTTGATAAAAATGCAAATTAAATATATCTTTATGTTATAAGTAAAAATTACATATTACTATCTATTTTGAATTTTTCTTCATAGCAATTATCGCGGTACTATTTTATACAACCGCTTATCAGAATAAACGTAGCTGCTTATCAATATCGTTGTTTTTCTTCTTCTGCAAAGGCAACTCAAAATTAGCGATGCCGACACCGAGCAAACGAACTTTTTTATCTTCAACGGGAGCGGCATATACTATCAATCGCACTGCATCAATAATGTTTTCTTTGTTGTTTATCAGTGTTGTAAGGGAGCGGCTGCGGGTCATAATGGTAAAATCATGGAACTTAAACTTTACCGTTATGGTTCTGCCTTTCAGTCCTGTGCGCTGCAATCTTATAACAAGACGTTCTGCAAGTGTTTCCAACTCCCGAAACATCGCATCCCTTGTAGTTAAATCCTCTTGGTAAGTATCTTCTACGCTGACGG from Arachidicoccus sp. BS20 encodes the following:
- a CDS encoding RNA recognition motif domain-containing protein, with protein sequence MNIYVSNLSFDILDEDLRGFFEEFGKVDSSKVVFDRETRRSRGFGFVEMPDDDEARKAIKSLDGGSVDGRPLKVNEAKPREERTKSYAPSGRSRW
- a CDS encoding fatty acid desaturase, with protein sequence MPFLDHVLQTPAYGWKDSNGTFIKPTVGQIFREFFSRLNVFSSRKNWLPLFGWLKVLALVPCFILFFACFFHWWTLLAAFIYSMIIMGTHGTIWHHRYCTHNAFTFRNKFWRFITQHLTVNMVPEEIYVVSHHVHHAKSDQPGDPYNAEGGFLYCFLADANHQPIAKDLNEEDYNKVKLLMKHTGVRANTYKQYKRWGSYAHPARAITASLLNWLFWYLVFYLIGGNALACTLFGAAAFWAIGVRTFNYEGHGKGKDKQRLSTDFNKDDKSVNQFWPGIVAGEWHNNHHLYPRSARSGFKPYQIDFAWCYIFLMKKLGMVSSYRDSKKDFYKYYYLPYLQQKNRK
- a CDS encoding IS110 family RNA-guided transposase; its protein translation is MSTTNLKHPVNFSNEDFYIGLDVHKKNWNVTVRTSNLEVAHFSQLPEAKILFDHLNKRFPSGSFHCAYEAGFCGTSAHTDLCELGIDNIIIHAADIPNTDKEKKNKTDIHDSRAIAKYLEKGLLHSIHILTKEQQELRSLYRLRNIEVRNQTRAMNRLKGFIYFIGIKIPLEFPDRKGFANKKITWLESLQLSTPVGTTCLQQYISDYKDQRSKVNLVTRQLREYVIQHFGDAYKNLLTVPGIGPIVAIALITEIGDFSRFNNPSSYCSYLGMIPWEHSSGENIRTNGIQPRCNKNLRSMLIEAAWVAIRKDSRLLLYYKKHAASNNKHAIVKVARKIALIAKGVVTKNQPYNAEYLVIRKE
- a CDS encoding cold-shock protein, encoding MAITTAKKEKEKKKAKEKQEKAQKMLERRQNAKKGKSLEEMMAYVDENGNLTSSPPGVTKKINATAISINEIDKKGQNTIRKGMLTSFNDAKGYGFITDLNTQESIFVHMNSFKQIIKKNDVVVFEVERTPKGQNAVNVKKLI
- a CDS encoding RNA recognition motif domain-containing protein gives rise to the protein MKIFVSNLGAGITDTDLKGLFESYGTVASATVILDRETGTSRGFGFVEIPDHGGAIKAIAELNGRNVSGKTLKVVEARPKEERPNNAYSFGSKRRW